GCGAAAGCTCACCCGCTTACTGCCACCGACATCGCTAGCGTGGTTCATCACGTCGGCGATCGTTTTTGGTAGTATCGGGCTCGTTGGCTGTGGGTCATCGCCCTTCTCAAGCCTCGGGCCTCAAGAGCCGCTGCTACCTGCGATCGAGGGTCAGGCGAAGTTCTCTGACCGCTTCCAGTTGGAAGAGATCCCGCAGTTCTTCTACGACCTGTTCGGTAAGGAACTGCTCGAAGGGAACGAGGTCCACCAGTACGTTGAGCGCAAAGAGTTCAACGAGAAGGGCGACCTGGTCCAGGGCTGGAGCGGTCAGCTCGACAGCAACCGGTTCGTGCTGCAGTTGGACCGTCAGATTCTCACGGAGGACACGTTCCGCGGCCGGCACTCCGAAGCCGCGATCGGTGACCACCTGCGCATCAAGCCGGAGACGCTATTCCCCGCCGGGTACATCATGCGCAAGACGGAGTTCGACGGTCACCGATTCGACCTGTCCTTCTCCCATGAGCGCCACCTGTTCTCACTGCTGAACTCCCGAATCAGCAACACCATCTACATTCCCCAGGCGGGGGGCGGCGGTACGCTCGCGCCGACCTTCGGGCGACGCACATCGACCGAAGGTGGCGACTTCCTCGAGAACGCGCGCATGATCGGCTTCCGCGCTCAGGGGCTGATCGGTGACATCTTCCGCGTTGGCTTCACCTACGTGAACCTCCACCGCGAGTTCCATCAGCGGATCGACAACCCGTTCCTTGGCACGGTCGCGAACACGCCCCCGGCCGTGCTGACGATGACCTTCCGCGACGACTCGCCCGAAGACGGGCGCGTCGGGGCGGCGTTCAAGACCATGAAGGTCGTCATCAAGTACCAAGAGCGCAAGTACGAAGTCGAGACGATCACCGAGGATCCCAAGACCGGCGAGCCGCTCGAGGAGCCGCTGATCATCCGTCGGCCCCTGCCGACCCAGGAGCAGAAGCTCGAGCTCGTCGTCACCGTAGCGGATATGAAGGACGGCGCGCTGGCTGGACCGGTTCTGGAAGCGCCTGAGCCGGACACGACCGTCACCAAGGAGATGCCGGATCCGCGCATCAAGCCGGTCGATGGTCGGGACGATGGCTACCCGAGCTTCGGCGCGTGGCGCGTCGCGAACGGCTTTGACGCGTTCCATTGGATCCTGGACCTTCGCAGCTTGCCCGGCGGCGGGACCCTCAATCCGTCCGTTGTCAAGAGCATTGAGCTCACGGACATCGAGGTCGCTGGCGACTACAACATCGTCGTCCGTGGCTACAGTGTCGACAACGTCGGCGACGAAGCGGGCCCGTGGATCAAGTCCGAGACGGGCTTGATCGAGATGCCCTATCGCGACGTCATTCAGCGCGAGGGCAACATCGGTCAAGAGGACTACGACGCCAAGTCGATGGCAGCCAACCCCGACAACTGGGATCCCATCACGCTGGGTTCCTACAAGTACGGGGCGGGTCGTGGCGCGGCGCTCTACGGCGTCGATCTCGAGGGTACGGTGGGCAACGTGCTCATCCGCGCTCAGTACTCGATCAACGCCAAGTACAAGCAGTTCCCGACGATCCCCCAGGACAAGATCGACTACACGCTTTTGGCGTCGGATCCGGGCCTGCAAGACCCCGCCGGTGCGGACTTCCTGGCTGACAAGGTCTCCGAAGGGCGCACGTTCGCCGCGAACGACGGTGAAGCGTTCCGAGCTGACTTCGCCGGGTCCGAGAATGACTCGGCTGACATCGCTTGGTTCGTCTATCTGAAGCACCGGTTCCGCAATATCCTCTTCGAGGAGGCGTTCTACCGAGTCGATCCGGGATACACGACGAACTACGTCAACTTCGGCGCGAACACCGATCGCGACGAGGAATACAACGTCGAACGGACCCCGGCATCGCAGGACCAGGCGCCGTGGGATGAGGGCGTCTACTCCCTCGTCGAGGACGACGACGACAACGACGACTGGCCCGATGACAACGACTTCGACGGCGTGCTGCCGCAGGCAGACGACCGCGACCTCAACGGCATCTTGGACTTCCAGGAGGACTTCCTGATCTTCGACGCCGATCCGCCGGTGTTCGACGATCTGTCCGACCTGAACAACAACAGCGTCATCGACTCCCTCGAGGATGACTTCGAGCCGGACTACGAATACGGCATCGACCGCAAGGGCTACCACGTCAAGGCGGGATGGGACATCCTCGACAACATGACGCTCCTGTTCGGTTGGCTGAACGAGACCGAAGTGTCGAGCGCGCGCCGGAACGACTCGAAGTACCTCCACTTCCACTTCCAGCGCGACATCGCGGAATTCGGGACGTTCAACCTGCAGAACCGCTTCCGCGCGGTTACGGACGACATCCCGGATTACGCGATCACGTTGCGCGTCGGGCAGCTCGACATCGAAGAGATCCCGGACAAGCTGGACTTCTTCAACGCCAAAGAGAACACGACGACGCTCCAGTTCCTCTACAACGCGATTCCGAACCTGACGCTGGAGCTCAAGTACCTCCTGTCGTTGGGCAAGCAGAACCCCCCGGACGAGGAACGCGCGATCGTTCTGGACGATCCGGAGACCGAGAACATCTATGAGCGAATCGACCTGATGGTTCCCATCAACCAGGTCGACGCCAGTGGCGGCCGTCGCTCATACCCGTTCTATCCGGATCCGAACCTCCTGTTCGACGTCGGCAACTGGGAAGCGCGCGCCTACGGCGTACGCACCTACACCGACGCCGATGGCAACTTCCACGTCATCGATGGCAAGGACGTTCGCCAGCAGTTGGCGATTCTCAAAGCCCGCTATGAGATCCCCTTCACGCGTCTACCGGGCGTCGGCACGTTCGTGAGGAAGGTCGGTGAGGACATGGTCCTCACTCCGCTCTACAAGTACATCGTCGAGCGGTACAACGACCGAGACAATGAGGAACTGCCGGTGTTCGACATCGCGCCGTTCGAGGGCGAGACGCGGATGGCGTTGGATCCTCTCAAGATCCAGCCTGGCGACGCCGAGAGCCTCGAATACCTGCGATTCAACCGCAACACGCGTGAGACAGTCGAGGGCGCGCGCTTCGACTACCAGTTCTCGCAGCGCGTGAAGCTGCTGGCGGGCTTCCAGTACAGGAAGTTCGTGAACAAGGACACGGACTACTTCCGGTACCTGACCGCGTTGGGTGAGGACGGCTTCGCGAACGCGCCGATTCTGTATCGGCCGAGCTCGCGCACGCGCATCTTCGAACTCCAGATCATCCAACAGGGTCTATGGGCTGGGTTCAATGTGGTCGTCCTGTCGGGCTTCCGCATCCGCAAGGACGTCCTGCGGAATGTATCGAGCAACACGACATTCGTCCGCGCCATGGTCGGGTTCTAAGGACTCGTTCGAGCCGCCGGAGCCGCGTGTGCCGGCTCTGGCGGCTTCCCACGACATCTACCTCTCAGGAGGCCCTCGCACAATGCGCAAGTATTCCCTTCTCCTTCTCGGCTTGATCCTCGGCCTGGCGTGTGTCATCACGACATCTCAGGCTCAGGACGAAGCGGCGACCCCTCCCGCCGTACCGGGCATCGATGCTGCCATGGGCGGCGATGCGGCGATGAGCGGCGAAGTCGCGACGACCGGGTTCAGCGGTACAGTCAAGTCGACCGATTCGGGCAATCCGCCGGTCGCGAACGCCACGATCCAATACACCGGCACGGAATCCTCGGGCAGCACGACGACGGGTCCGACCGGCGAGTTTGAGGTCACGGACATCGCTCCCGGCACGTACCTGCTGACGATCAGCGCGGATGGATTCACGACTCGTCAGAACCAGCCCGTGACGGTTGTTTCGGGCGCGATGACGCCGTCCGAGATCAAGCTGCGCCGCAAGGAGACGCTGGTCTCCTTCGCCCGCAAGTTCGGTGTCGTCGGTCCCTTCCTGCTTCTGTGTTCGGTGTTCGCCGTGACGTTCGTCGTCGAGCGGCTCATCGCATACAGCCGACTCAATCGTGGCAACGAAGCACTGCTGCAGCGGATCAGCGATGCGCTCGGGCAGAAGAACGTCATGGAGGCCGTTCAGGCCTGTGAGGAGCGTGGGACGCCTCTGGCGAACGTGCTCAAGGCGGGTCTGGTGAGGTACAGCCACGGGCAGGTTGGCGGCACGGCAATCGCGAAGGAGGACATCCAGGAGTCCATGCAGGAAGCTGCGCTGCTGGAAGTCCCCGAGTATGAGCGCAACCTCACGTGGCTCTCGACGATCGCCGTCGTCGCGCCGTTGTTCGGTCTGCTGGGAACGGTGACGGGGATGATCAAGTCCTTCACGATCATCGCCCTCGAAGGCACAAACGACCCGAACGCGCTCGCCGGTGGTATTTCCGAAGCGCTCTACACGACGGCGGCGGGTCTGTTCATCGCCGCTCCTGTGCTGGTCTTCTACGCGGCGTTCGAGAACACCGTGAACTCGAGCACGGTTCGCATCGAAGTCGCTGCGACCGACACAGTCAACGCCCTCGCCGAGGCAATGGCTCGCAAGTAGCGTCGGTATCGGGTTGCCCTGGCGGATACGTCGGGGCAACCCATCCACTTAGCAGCGAGGGAGCGACCATGCTGCAAAAGACCCACGTCGAGGAAGCCGTCGTCGAGCGGAAGGCGAGACGACAGCCGGCAGTCAACATGACGCCGATGATCGACTGCGTCTTCCTGCTCATCATCTTCTTCATGTTGTCTACGACGTTCACGCCGCTCCCTGGGATCCGTGTGAAGCTCCCGCCTCCTGGTCGTCCGAGCTCGGACAAGCCCAAGGGCGCCGTCCTGCGGATTCAGGACCCCGCTCCCGGCGCGAAGGAGGGGATCATGCTCCTGAGCCAGGGCGGCGTTGAAGACATCGTGACGTTCGAGAACACGTACGCCCGGTTCATGAACGCGACGCCCGAAGAGAAGGATATGCTGATCATCCAGTCGGGTCGGAGCGTTCGACATGACCAGATCGTGCACGTGATGGACCTTGCCAAGCGTGCCGGCATCGAGAAGATCGGCTTCGCGATGGTTGCTCGCGAGTAGTCGGTCGATCCGTCGAGCTTGGCGACGGTTCCACAGGACACGAGCGTGTCTGAGCGTTTTGGGGAGATTCGCAGATGCGTGTGAAATCCAAGAAGGCGTCAGGAGAACTGCCTGAGCTCCAAATGGGGCCCATGGTGGATTGCGTCTTCCTGCTCCTGATCTTCTTCATGGTGTCCAACGTCCTCCGAGTTCCGCCCCCGTTCCGGGTCGATCTACCGGAGTCGAAGGCTCGGGCGGAGTTCGCTCGGAAGAAGTTCAATATCTACGTGAACGCGATCGGACAGATCTCGGTCGACGACAAGCGCATCGCGGACCTGGATTCACTCGAGAACTTCCTCGGACTGAATCAGCGCAATATCGAGACCTTGATCATTCGTGCTGACAAGAACGCGTTCCACGGTATCGTCGTGGACATCATGGAGCGTGCGAAGCGCAGAGGCATCGACAACATCGCGATCGCCGTCAACGAAGGCGAGTACACGCGCGCGCTCTAAGGCACGCGATATCGAACACATGGACGCACACGGTTCCGCCTCGACAGGTCGGAACGTGTGCGTCCTTTCTCTTGTTCTGCCGACGGGCGTTTTGGCAGGACGTAGGACTCCGACTCAACAGGGCGTGTGGCTGTGCAGGACGGCAGGCATTAGGTCTTCTGAGGTTTCTCGCGGGCGGCGGGGAACAGAACGTTGTTCAGGATGAGCCGGTACCCAGGTGAGTTCTTGTGGAGCTCCAGCCGTGTGTCCTCTTCGCCGACGCGATGTTGGTAGTCCTCCGGGTCGTGTCCGCCGAGGAATGTGAACGTCCCTTTCCCAAGCTTTCCGTGGATGTACTTGGCGTAGTCGGAGCCCGGGATGTCGGCGAGGACGGTGATCGTGTCGCGCAGACGTCCCATCCGGAACGACGTGGACTGACCGAGGAATCCGGGAACCTTGGTCACGTGATCCTGTGTGAGCATCGTCGGGATGGGGTCGTGCTTCGCGGAGAACTCGAACAGGGCGAAGTCCTGCGCTCCGGTATCCGGCGACATCTCCGGCTTCGGGTCATCGATGTCGGAGAACTCGTAGACGTACGGATCGGTGACCAGGGCTGCACCGGAAAAGGCGAGCGTGCCCGCGAAATCGAGGCGTTGGGCGAAACCCGACGCGATCGGCGTGCCGTCGAGCTCCGGTGCGACGACATCGACGGCGCCGCCGTTGGTTGCGAGCGCGATGTCGAGCGTTTCCGGCGCTGAGCACATCGCGAACAGGAACCCTCCCTGTGCCACGTAGTCGCGAATGGCAAGCGCGACGGCTCCCTTGAGTCGGGGGACTGACGCGAACCCGAGAGCCTTCGCTTCGGACTCGAACAGCGCGACGCGCTGCTGGTACCATGCGGCGCTGCGATAGACACCGTAGAACTTCCCGTGCTGCCCGGTGAAATCCTCATGGTGCAGGTGGAGCCAGTCGTAGTTCTGCGCCTCGAGCACTCCGGCGAGCACGTCTCGGTCCCAGATCGTGTCGTACGGAATCTCGGCGTAGCGCAACGCGAGCTTGACGGCGTCATCCCACGGGTCCCGAAACGGCGTGTCCTCGGGCGGGGCATAGACGGCGATCTTGGGAGCTTTCTCCAAGACGACCGTGTCCATGTTGGAGTCGTCCATCACGCTACGGATGGCGGATCGGTCTGCGTCGGAGCACCTTTCCACGGCGACTCCCATGGCAAGCGCTCTACGGCGCACATCGGCACGATCCTCGAGCAGGAAGCTGCCCCCACGATAGTTCAGGAGCCACTCGGCGCGGTATTCGCGCGGTTCCTGCAGCGTCCAGTAGGTGAGCCCGTACGCCTTGAGGTGATCGGTCTGACGCCGATCCATCGGGACGAGGAGCCAATCTTGCGCGACGGAGATCGTCGCGAGGGCCCAAACGAGTGCCATCGAAGCCCAGAGGCCCTTGCCGCCCACGATTCGCAACCGTTGCTCCTAGGGTTGGCTCTCCGCGGGAAGCAGTTGGCGCATGCGCGCGCGCGCCTCGACGGCGTACGCCGAATCCGGGAGCAGCTCAGCCAGCCGCGAGTAGGCGTCCAACGCTGCCTGTGTGTCATGTGACGAGCGATGGAGCGCCGCCAGCGCCAGCAACGCGTCTCCTGCTGCGGGTCCACCGCGATGCGCAACGTCCTCAAGGAGGCGAACGGCGTCGGGGTGATCGCCGGAACGCTCGTGCAGTCTCGCGAGAGCGATTCGGGCTCGGTCTGCCAGCCTGGAATCCCCGCGTTCGGAGACGACGCGCTCGTAAGCCGTCCGCGCTCCGGCGACGTCGCCCCGCATCGCGAACCGA
The DNA window shown above is from Candidatus Poribacteria bacterium and carries:
- a CDS encoding asparagine synthetase B, which produces MALVWALATISVAQDWLLVPMDRRQTDHLKAYGLTYWTLQEPREYRAEWLLNYRGGSFLLEDRADVRRRALAMGVAVERCSDADRSAIRSVMDDSNMDTVVLEKAPKIAVYAPPEDTPFRDPWDDAVKLALRYAEIPYDTIWDRDVLAGVLEAQNYDWLHLHHEDFTGQHGKFYGVYRSAAWYQQRVALFESEAKALGFASVPRLKGAVALAIRDYVAQGGFLFAMCSAPETLDIALATNGGAVDVVAPELDGTPIASGFAQRLDFAGTLAFSGAALVTDPYVYEFSDIDDPKPEMSPDTGAQDFALFEFSAKHDPIPTMLTQDHVTKVPGFLGQSTSFRMGRLRDTITVLADIPGSDYAKYIHGKLGKGTFTFLGGHDPEDYQHRVGEEDTRLELHKNSPGYRLILNNVLFPAAREKPQKT
- a CDS encoding biopolymer transporter ExbD, which codes for MRVKSKKASGELPELQMGPMVDCVFLLLIFFMVSNVLRVPPPFRVDLPESKARAEFARKKFNIYVNAIGQISVDDKRIADLDSLENFLGLNQRNIETLIIRADKNAFHGIVVDIMERAKRRGIDNIAIAVNEGEYTRAL
- a CDS encoding biopolymer transporter ExbD, with amino-acid sequence MLQKTHVEEAVVERKARRQPAVNMTPMIDCVFLLIIFFMLSTTFTPLPGIRVKLPPPGRPSSDKPKGAVLRIQDPAPGAKEGIMLLSQGGVEDIVTFENTYARFMNATPEEKDMLIIQSGRSVRHDQIVHVMDLAKRAGIEKIGFAMVARE